A genome region from Clostridium pasteurianum includes the following:
- a CDS encoding class I SAM-dependent methyltransferase: MKPKSMTALVSVFSRAYHSVQNSEKIFDDYLAMEMLTEDEYNQISRNMAKGISFFNPSFVGTQKEALRYIVDNYLSPTPLGRAAFTEKSLENAVKIGAKQYLIFAAGYDTFAYRQPSFASKIEVFEIDHPSTAEDKQKRIKSLVSEKPVNLHYVSADFRETNWKNNLLTRTEFDKNKISFCSLLGISYYLSKHVFAETINTISDFMPKGSSIVFDYNDENAYTDKAGKRAKKLTAMAGGANEKMLGRYSYMELETLLDESNFLIYEHLAPNEITEQLFRKYNKANPSHQMTAFDNVNYCLAVKK; this comes from the coding sequence ATGAAACCAAAAAGTATGACAGCACTCGTAAGTGTCTTTTCAAGGGCATATCATTCAGTACAAAATTCGGAAAAAATATTTGATGATTATTTAGCAATGGAAATGTTGACAGAAGATGAATACAACCAAATATCACGTAATATGGCAAAGGGAATATCTTTTTTCAATCCCTCTTTTGTAGGTACACAAAAAGAAGCTTTGCGTTATATTGTTGACAATTATTTATCTCCAACTCCACTTGGTAGAGCTGCATTTACAGAAAAATCACTTGAAAACGCTGTAAAAATTGGTGCAAAGCAATATTTAATTTTTGCTGCTGGATATGACACATTTGCTTACCGTCAGCCTTCCTTTGCATCAAAAATTGAAGTTTTTGAAATTGACCACCCCTCTACTGCTGAAGACAAGCAAAAACGTATTAAATCATTAGTATCAGAAAAACCAGTAAATCTACATTATGTGTCTGCGGATTTTAGAGAAACAAACTGGAAAAATAATTTGCTTACCCGTACAGAATTTGATAAAAATAAAATTAGCTTTTGTAGCCTTCTCGGAATAAGTTACTATTTGTCCAAACATGTATTCGCAGAAACAATTAATACAATTTCAGACTTTATGCCAAAAGGCAGTAGCATTGTTTTTGATTATAACGATGAGAATGCTTATACAGACAAAGCAGGAAAGCGAGCTAAAAAACTAACTGCAATGGCTGGTGGTGCAAATGAAAAAATGCTTGGAAGATATTCTTATATGGAATTAGAAACATTATTAGACGAAAGTAATTTCTTGATTTATGAACATTTGGCACCAAACGAAATAACAGAGCAACTCTTCAGAAAATATAACAAAGCAAATCCAAGCCATCAAATGACAGCTTTTGATAATGTAAATTATTGTTTGGCTGTTAAAAAATAA
- a CDS encoding SDR family NAD(P)-dependent oxidoreductase yields the protein MKEKVKYTVITGASSGIGYETAKAFAKRGKNLVIVARNKENLKKLKMEILYDNPSLDVIVKNVDLSIMANVHQLYEELKQYRIETLINNAGFGNYSNVANQNLKKIETMLQLNIEALVVLSSLFVHDYQNIEGSKLINISSCGGYIIVPNAITYCSSKFFVSTFTEGLARELQACNAKLQAKVLAPAATKTNFGNVSNNIDNYDYDKSFGTYHTSKQMANFLLKLYDSNEIVGLVNRETFEFELSSPLFDYAGNSKHNQK from the coding sequence ATGAAAGAAAAAGTTAAATACACAGTTATTACAGGAGCAAGTTCTGGTATAGGATATGAAACTGCAAAGGCATTTGCAAAACGTGGTAAAAATTTAGTTATTGTTGCCCGTAATAAAGAGAATCTTAAAAAGTTAAAAATGGAAATTTTATATGATAATCCATCATTAGATGTTATAGTTAAAAATGTAGATTTATCTATTATGGCTAATGTTCATCAATTATATGAAGAATTAAAGCAATATCGCATTGAAACATTGATAAATAATGCGGGTTTTGGTAACTACTCCAATGTTGCTAATCAAAATTTAAAAAAGATAGAAACTATGCTTCAACTAAACATAGAGGCTTTAGTCGTTTTATCTTCACTATTTGTACATGATTATCAAAACATTGAAGGCTCTAAGCTCATAAATATTTCATCCTGTGGCGGATATATTATTGTACCAAACGCTATTACTTATTGTTCAAGCAAATTTTTTGTAAGTACATTCACTGAAGGCTTAGCAAGAGAATTACAGGCCTGCAATGCTAAATTACAAGCAAAAGTATTAGCACCTGCTGCCACAAAGACTAACTTTGGAAATGTATCCAATAACATAGATAACTATGATTACGATAAGTCTTTTGGTACTTATCACACTAGTAAACAAATGGCCAACTTCCTTCTTAAATTATACGATAGTAATGAGATTGTTGGATTAGTCAATCGTGAAACTTTTGAATTCGAGTTAAGTTCTCCCCTATTCGATTATGCAGGAAATTCAAAACATAATCAAAAATAA
- a CDS encoding MerR family transcriptional regulator, with the protein MKYSIGEFSRLVNISIYALRYYESENLITPDREKNGRRCYSEKDVSWIQFIKRLKDTGMPIKEIQKYAKLRAAGDFTMNERMEMLINHRTALEEKIAQYNEHLKKLNDKIDYYKVSIDKCLQD; encoded by the coding sequence ATGAAATATTCAATTGGTGAGTTTTCAAGGCTTGTTAATATAAGTATATACGCACTGCGCTACTATGAGAGTGAGAATTTGATTACTCCAGATCGTGAAAAAAACGGTAGGCGCTGCTATAGTGAAAAGGATGTAAGCTGGATACAATTTATAAAACGATTAAAGGATACGGGAATGCCTATAAAGGAAATTCAGAAATATGCTAAATTGCGTGCTGCTGGAGACTTTACCATGAATGAACGCATGGAAATGCTTATAAATCATAGAACTGCTCTTGAAGAAAAAATAGCCCAATATAATGAGCATCTTAAAAAATTGAATGATAAAATTGATTATTATAAGGTATCAATAGATAAATGTTTACAGGACTAA